atatatatatatatatatatatatatatatatatatatatatatatatatgtgtgtgtgtgtgtgtgtgtgtgtgtgtgtgtgtgtgtgtgtgtgtttattgcaCCATcaaattttagattttcaaattattttcaaatatctcagtcaaatattgatgtatatatcaaaacatataTCAATGCAAAGCTTGCTTCAGATGATGTATacaaatcagtttaaaaaaactggcccttgtgactggttttgtggtccaggcagggtcacatattatattatatgatattatattatatggaGGTATCGTCATCATCAAAAGATATACGTAAGCTGACAGTTATGGAGAGAGAGTAATCATCAGGACGATCACTATAAAGACACTGATTTGGAGAGTTAATTGTTGTTAAGTAAATTTCAATCTAATACcaccaaatacattttttgtagtCTTAGATCGCATCTTAAGCTTTAATGCGGAAGTCACACCTGCCACACTGTCAAGTTAAGACAAGCAAGTAAACTGGAAAAGCGCACTAGTAAAGGCTATTTGCGTATAACAAAAGAGTAGAGACAATCAAGGTCGCtctgaaaaaaagtgcatgcaCCAGCCAACCTGCTGACTAGATCCAGAAAGTGTGAGAGAGGTCTTTACATACTCTGACAAGGTGTGCTGCATTCCAGTGATGCTTGTAGTGTTTCTATAGTCAGCGTAGTGTAGAAACTGTTGCCTAACAAGTACTTAAACCCGTGTTGTTTCTGCTATTTGAGTGCAGACGATTTTGGAGAGGCACCGGCTACTGCTGTAAACGGCGATATGTTTCAAGTGAGTGTGGTTAGGAAAACAACAAATCTTGTCATATTAAATgtccttgtttgtttttatgcaatacGACACAATCGCCAATTGTGCCAGGGACGGACGTTGCTAACGTCACATCATTTGTAACATTAGGAGACCAACGGCACGAATGACAGCTACTCAGCCATTGCCCAAGTCGACATGCAGAGACAGGAACCTGAGAGCCTGCGCAAATGGAGGGAGGAACAAAAGGCTCGGCTGGAGGAATTAGGTACCGAATTATTTCCtgtataattatacattacattcaaTAGTGtataaattgtgctttttgtgtttgtgtgttaccAACCGGGTAGACTGGCAAGTTCAATTAAGACAATTATTTAGCACGTCATCATTTTAGAAGGGAGAAGTTAAAAGTGCTTTTGATAAATTTTGTGTTTgataaatgtttacaattatCCAAGTTATTCcacaaaatatgattattaCCTGATTATGGTAGCCTGCGTGTTTAGATCACCAGGGCAGAATTCTAATAACTTCACAAACAATTAtcgttttatgaaaaaaaagtaatcaagGGAGACGAAGCAGCAGCGGTAATCAAAAACAGTCATTTGAACTTATGCTGAAGCCACGTAATGGACATCAGTGCTAGCAAAATATATCCTACTAGTTGAAAATGAGGAAAGGAGCGCTTCgacagttaaaaacattttttctaatAGCTGATTGATAAcgtaaatatgatttttaaagacGTAAATGTGGTGCCAGATATGAAGATCCATTCTGCTTGCttgattattgtttattaatcataTATTAAAAACGTGTTGTGTGTGAACGTTTGTTTTCTGATGTGCAGATGCAGCCTCTAAAGCAGCCGAGGCAGTGTGGAGGGACAAGGCCCGGAAGGAACTGGAGGACTGGCATGTACACCAGAATGAACAGATGGAGAAGAATAAAGCCAACAACAGGTATATTCCCTCTAACGTCCTGACTTTATTAAGCTGTATgtatttgttaatgaaaaataagatgCAGGCAGTTGTGAACCACCGGGCCATACGAGAAAAGGCGATTTGCCCAACTTTAAAATACCGGCTTCCGGTTGTCATTTGTTGAATTTTAGCAGCTTTTAAGATTCTCTTTATTGGTAGTATGGTTTAGATGAGGTCTCATCTTTCTCGCACTCATGAGTCAATGTAATTAGTCCATTATGAGTCTCACTGATGAGATACTAATGCCAGCCAGCTCTTACACGTCTCTGCTGACTCTTGCATGATATCTGattctgttttttaatgtagtttttcatgCGCACAAAGAAGACTGTTTCTAACGCTGTCTGTATGCTTTTAAAACGTGATTGAAATTACATGGACTTTGACATGTCATATTGCAAGTAGTTTTTTATTGGGTGTACCATCCCTTTTTTTCACgttacagtgtgtgtttgtgggtttATAGCAGAGACAGATACAAAGGCACGTGTCAAATGAAACGTTCAGTGAAGGAATGTTCCTGGTTCAATGCAGGTTAAGCTCTTAAAAAATGTCAACTTTTTCTTcagaaactaaatatttacagtttcTATGTTGTATCTTCAGTCTTCTTGGTGCCATGAAAAAGTATTTCAAGTACTTTTACACTTGTTTGTGTGAGACTGACTTATGTGtccctctctcttttcactCTCCGGCTcccatttttttccttcttttcatttatcttctgttttttcccttttcgACTGTCCCGCCTGTTTGTGCATTAGGATCGCTGATAAGGCTTTCTACAAACAGCCCAACTCTGATGCCATAGgctttgtgtatgtttaatgCAAATCAGTGAAATTGCACATAATTGCACTCACTTTAACAACCATTCAAACGTTTAAGGGcggtatatattttttatataaaaatgctttctattcTTACCGGcatttacttgattaaaaatacattaaaaacactaatactCTGAAATATTATCAGTTGAAtctattgtaaaatgtaattaattcttgttatggcaaagctgaattttcttctCCGGTCTTCggtgtgtcacatgatccttcagaaatcattctaatttgctgatttggtaCTTTAGAAACATCTGTTCTTATCatcaaaacatttgctttttaatatattttttataaatgtttctttcgtgattctttgatgagtaaaaaaagttcaaaagaacagcatttattttaatagaatctgttgctgaataaaaaaaaattaaaatactgaccccaaacttttgaactgtgtAATTTAGTgcacatgctttatttttcacttcATGTAGATGTAGACAATTTTAACAATATTCATGCTTAATTACTTATCGTCAGGTCTATAACTTCCACTTTCATTCTTTCTTAACAGTTAGACACGCCCACCCAAAAAGATGAAATATTAACATCAAAagtcttctgattggctgtgattgtCCATCAGAGTGCTTAGACCTGATtaagccaaaaaaataaaatttacatttaaaaaataaatcattgctgttagatgtaaaaaaaataatgttggcCAATCTCTAATTTCATTTGAAGTTTCAGATGATAACAAGTGACATGGCTTTTACCTACGTATCTGTGAAGTGCTGGTTCTCATGATTGTCTCGTATCCGTCCACGTAGAGTGTCAGAGGAGGCCTTCCTCAAGGAGTGCGATGACGACAGTCCTGGAACAGAATGGGAGAAAGTGGCCCGTCTATGTGACTTCAACCCCAAAACCAGCCGCCAGACTAAAGACGTGTCTCGGATGCGCTCCGTTCTTATTTCTCTAAAACAGACACCCCTGGTTCGCTAACGTATTTCCCTCTTGTACTTCTAGGCTTTCTTTCTGGTTCCCTCTTGCACTTTATTCTTAGTGAAACTGAACACTTTTATAGATTTAAGCTTTTACGTTTTCTTAAAAAGGGTCGTTGGATATGTAcgctttactgtatttaaactTCCTATTTATGTACCCTGGTGTTTTGCGAAGACTTTCGGCTGTTCCATATGTTAAAGAACATGTGCCTCGATCCATTCAAAACAGGTCAAGTATTTTGGTTAGATTACAAGTTATTGTACGATTGTCACAATATTTGCTGAGCCCTTTAGACAGCATTAATTCACCACCACCGATAAGTGACTTCATCGCAAATGGAAGTGTTTAGGTTACATTCTCCACATGAACAGAGTTTAGTTACCATCTTTCACCctaaatagtatttttgtttttttaccatttatttgtCTTCCTAAGTTGAATGTTGTATTGCAATCAGTATCTGGTGTATTTGCGTATTTCTGTTCACTGCCAAGAGGGATGTTACATTTCTGAGCTTGCTAGGATTcttgatttattataattaatgcattaccactattcaaataattaatagcGCAGTTTTTTACTCAATATGCATGTTGCCCATAAAAGCTtgtattaaacacaaaatagaaGAAATCTTGTACAGATGAAGGAGAATTACTCAGATTTAACCTGCTAATATACCACTGCACAGAAAGCGTTCATGGCACATTAAGCACACATCTGTGCTTACACAGCGCTTAATGTTTTCAGTTATGTTACTATGTACACAAGGGACTAATAATACGTTTGAACCACGTGCTTTTCTAGTGTAGTTTGTAATTGTGGCCCCGGTCCACAGCAATGAATCACGTGCCTAAACCTTTTCTCACTGTGAGACTTACTGTCTATCTGTAGGCCTTCATCATTCAAAGCTGCCAAAACCGCTAGAAATTAAACGTAGCGCAGTACGATAATGCAGGtagttgtatttttacataaacatgctggaattaaaactgctttttataGACCAGATTTTGAATTTGTGATACT
The genomic region above belongs to Puntigrus tetrazona isolate hp1 chromosome 14, ASM1883169v1, whole genome shotgun sequence and contains:
- the cltb gene encoding clathrin light chain B isoform X2, with translation MADDFGFSASDNGVHAEEDPAAAFLAQQENEIAVIENDSAGFGALEDGGPPPANTYTLFGDDFGEAPATAVNGDMFQETNGTNDSYSAIAQVDMQRQEPESLRKWREEQKARLEELDAASKAAEAVWRDKARKELEDWHVHQNEQMEKNKANNRVSEEAFLKECDDDSPGTEWEKVARLCDFNPKTSRQTKDVSRMRSVLISLKQTPLVR
- the cltb gene encoding clathrin light chain B isoform X1 — its product is MADDFGFSASDNGVHAEEDPAAAFLAQQENEIAVIENDSAGFGALEDGGPPPANTYTLFGDDFGEAPATAVNGDMFQETNGTNDSYSAIAQVDMQRQEPESLRKWREEQKARLEELDAASKAAEAVWRDKARKELEDWHVHQNEQMEKNKANNRIADKAFYKQPNSDAIGFVVSEEAFLKECDDDSPGTEWEKVARLCDFNPKTSRQTKDVSRMRSVLISLKQTPLVR